From Pantoea vagans:
CGGTGTTGCGGTCACGTTTAGACCAGTTAGAACAGCCGCTCAGTGCAACAGCTAACGTGGTCGCCAGTACAACGGCAGTGATTCGTTTCATTGTTGTTGTCATACACTTCTCCTTTGATGTGCTCACAGAGGCAACACTCTTAGTATAGCTCCGATATTTCCTCAGCCCGCTTGTGTCGCATCATTGCCGCATCCGTGACGGCATCGAAATGTGATCACCATGGACAAACCGTTTGTAGCGGGTGAGGCACAATGCCGGACCCGACAGGTCCACGCATTGCCTGAGAAGATTCTAAGCATTCTGGATAAATTCCGAAGATAGAAAATTCTTAAATCACGACACATTTTTCGATTCACAGCTATTCCTTCTGCGTTTATAGCCATTTGCTCCATAACCCTTTGGCGTCTGACTCCGCAAAATTCAGGGACGATTGTCAGCAGGAGAAAAGGCATGCTGGAACACCTTAAACAACAGGTTCTGGAAGCGAATCTGGATTTACCCAAATATAACCTGGTGACCTTCACCTGGGGCAATGTCAGTGCGGTTGATCGCGAACAGGGCTTGCTGGTGATTAAACCGTCTGGCGTAAGCTATGACGTGATGAAGCGCGACGACATGGTTGTGGTCGATCTGGCGACTGGTGAGGTGGCAGAAGGGGATAAACGACCCTCATCGGACACGGCGACGCACCGTGCGCTCTACCTTGCCTGGCCCGAGGCAGGCGGTATTGTCCATACTCACTCGCGGCATGCCACTATCTGGGCACAGGCCGGACGCCCCATTCCGGCCTGGGGAACTACCCACGCTGATGATTTCTATGGCGAGATCCCCTGTACCCGTGCAATGCGCAATGAAGAGATTCAGCACGACTACGAGTGGAATACCGGCCAGGTGATCATCGAGACCTTCGCGCAGCGTGAATTGTCACCCTCGGCGATCCCGGCGGTGCTGGTCAACTCCCATGGCCCCTTTGCGTGGGGGAAAGATGCCCACGCCGCCGTGCACAGCGCCGTCGTGCTGGAAGAGGTAGCTTATATGGGTCTGTTCAGCCAGCAGCTGACCGCTAACCTCCCGCCTATCAATCAGACGCTGCTTGACCTGCACTATCTGCGAAAGCATGGCGAGAATGCCTGGTACGGCCAGAAATAACAGGCGGGACGCAATAGCGTCCCGTTTTTTTGGTCTCTTTTGAGACTGGTATGGCGATCCGCATCATAGTTAACAAAACAAGCTATCAACAAAAATAAAACAGTGTTTCATTTAATCGAATCGATCACTGTTTTGATTACCTCAAGTCACTACTTTGCCTGCATCGCCTTCGGGCACTTCAAGCTCCACCCTCTGGCATAGCAAAGGTGACATTCATATGCACATCAAACGGGCAATAGATAAAATTCCGGGCGGCATGATGCTCGTACCGCTGTTTATCGGCGCACTCTGCCATACGTTCTCACCAGGGGCCGGGAAATATTTCGGTTCCTTCACCAACGGTCTGATGACCGGCACCGTGCCCATCCTGGCCGTCTGGTTCTTTTGTATGGGGGCGTCGATAAAACTCAGCGCCACCGGAACGGTACTGCGTAAATCAGGCACGCTGGTGCTTACCAAAATTGCCGTGGCATGGGTGGTAGCGGCGATCGCCTCGCGGGTGATGCCGGAAAATGGCGTAGAAGTGGGGATGTTTGCTGGTTTATCGACGCTGGCGCTGGTCGCCGCGATGGATATGACCAATGGCGGTCTTTATGCCTCCATCATGCAACAGTACGGTTCGAAAGAGGAAGCGGGCGCTTTTGTGCTGATGTCGCTGGAGTCCGGGCCATTGATGACCATGGTGATCCTGGGCACCGCCGGCATCGCCTCATTCGAGCCGCACGTGTTTGTCGGCGCTGTCCTGCCGTTTGTGGTGGGATTTGCATTAGGGAATCTTGATCCGGAGTTACGCGACTTCTTCGGAAAAGCGGTACATACGCTGATTCCCTTCTTCGCTTTTGCCCTGGGTAACACCATTAACCTTGGGGTGATTGCGGAAACCGGTCTGCTGGGCATCATGCTGGGCATAGCCGTCATCATCATTACCGGCATTCCGCTTATTCTGGCCGATCGGCTGATTGGCGGGGGAGATGGCACGGCTGGCGTGGCCGCATCCAGTACGGCAGGCGCGGCGGTGGCCACACCGGTGCTGATTGCCGAAATGCTGCCGCAGTTCAAACCGGTTGCCCCGGCAGCCACGGCGCTGGTTGCCACGTCCGTGATTGTGACCTCTGTGCTGGTGCCCATCATCACCGCCATCTATTCAAAACGTCTTAAGCGTCTTCATGTTGCCGTCGGGCAGCGTGCCGCTATTAAGTAACCCGCCTAATCAATCCCCGACGCGCCAGTCGGGGATCACTCTGGATTTTGTGTTGTAAATCAATCTCTCATTTGGTCTGGCCTCACTCTGCATTACGCTGATGTGGCGTATTTAACGCATCAAAATATAAACAGAGGATGAGACAATGACAGTTATTAACCAAGCAACGTGCAGATTATTTACCGAAGTCGGCAACACCACGCAGTTAGTCGCCTATTACGAAGAAGGGCGTCGTACCATGTGGATGATGCTGCGTGCGCAGCCCCGTCCGAGCTTCAACCACGAACTGATTGAGGAGATCATGAACCTGAGCTACGCCGCTCAGCGCTCCGGTCTGCCAATTGATTTCTGGGTCACCGGCTCACTGGTGCCGCAGATGTTCAACGCCGGTGGCGATCTGCGCTTCTTCGTCGAGTGCATTCGCAATAACCGCCGTGAGGCGCTGCGAGCCTATGCCCGAGCCTGTGTGGACTGCATCCATTCAGCAGCA
This genomic window contains:
- the araD gene encoding L-ribulose-5-phosphate 4-epimerase, with the translated sequence MLEHLKQQVLEANLDLPKYNLVTFTWGNVSAVDREQGLLVIKPSGVSYDVMKRDDMVVVDLATGEVAEGDKRPSSDTATHRALYLAWPEAGGIVHTHSRHATIWAQAGRPIPAWGTTHADDFYGEIPCTRAMRNEEIQHDYEWNTGQVIIETFAQRELSPSAIPAVLVNSHGPFAWGKDAHAAVHSAVVLEEVAYMGLFSQQLTANLPPINQTLLDLHYLRKHGENAWYGQK
- the kdgT gene encoding 2-keto-3-deoxygluconate transporter, whose amino-acid sequence is MHIKRAIDKIPGGMMLVPLFIGALCHTFSPGAGKYFGSFTNGLMTGTVPILAVWFFCMGASIKLSATGTVLRKSGTLVLTKIAVAWVVAAIASRVMPENGVEVGMFAGLSTLALVAAMDMTNGGLYASIMQQYGSKEEAGAFVLMSLESGPLMTMVILGTAGIASFEPHVFVGAVLPFVVGFALGNLDPELRDFFGKAVHTLIPFFAFALGNTINLGVIAETGLLGIMLGIAVIIITGIPLILADRLIGGGDGTAGVAASSTAGAAVATPVLIAEMLPQFKPVAPAATALVATSVIVTSVLVPIITAIYSKRLKRLHVAVGQRAAIK